Part of the Suricata suricatta isolate VVHF042 chromosome 8, meerkat_22Aug2017_6uvM2_HiC, whole genome shotgun sequence genome, CCCCAGGTTTTCTTTCTGATGGAAAATCAGAGAAACCTAatgggcccctcccccccaggttTGCGTGGGGAGAAGACCTGCTTgcagagagcctgcctgggagggaAGCCGGTGCCCAAATCCAGGACCAAATCCCTTACTGCCAGCGGCTTTTTGCTTATGACCTGTTGGGAAAATccagcgcccccgcccccgcccccttgCACACAcggaagaaaaggcaaagagttggggagagagagaatctgctaAATATAGCCCAGTGGCTTTGAGCGCTTCTCTTGGCGAGCGCTGTAGCCGCTGTCAACCGGAGAGGACTcgccccctctctttccctttttggcCCAGGCACTAACCCAGTTTAGTCGCTCGTGCCGTGTGCAGTCAGCCCGGGGACGTGAGGTGTGCAGGCTGCGAGGCCTTGTCTCGAGGTGGGGGCGAGCACCAGGGACAAAACCGTCCTCACCGGCTGGCCGTGTCTGTGTCTGCATTTGTGCTCTGGTGTCCGCTTGCAAGCAGAGGCGGGGAGCTCATTTGCAAGGCCGCCTTTGTGGAGCTGCCATTTGATCAATGATCGCCTGTGTTAATGTCTCAGCAAGCTATTGATTTCTGCAACAGCTTTTGTTCCTGAATTTGTGTGCAGCGGGTCTCTGCAGTACACACTATGCATGTTTGATTAAAGTTCAATTGACTTCAGTCCTGGTGAGGCCTCTAGCTGCCTCTTTCCCTACTTGTAGAACCAgagcttttcttttgtttgtgctCAAGACCTAGCCACCCATGCAGTCACCAGTGTGCCGTTTCTAATCCTCCTAGATTCACTCCGTTCCAGTGTTTAATCCCTTCGTAGACCGACCCGTACAGTGCTTGAGAGGCAGCTAATAAAACCtggcctggatttttttttttgaagttaactTCATCTATGTGTAATTGGTGCGCGCAGCATGTATACCGTAAAAGTGCACACGCTTTAAGCGCAGTGAGGGCACCTTCCAATGAGTGTGACAACCATAAACCCACAGTGGGTGTATAGGACATTCTCTTCACCCCGAGAGGTTTCCTCGTGTTCTTTTTTGGGGGTTTCCTACTTCTTGCCCTCTAGACCCTGGCCACCACTCACCGACTTTTCTGTGATTGGAGATTTGCCTTCTCCAGAACAGACCCTGAGGGTCTGGCTGCTTACATTCAGTGTGATGTTTTGAGATTGATCCATGTCATCGTGTAGATTGTTAgcttctgcccttttttttttttttactgccaaGTAGTATCTAGTAAATGGGTGCGCGGTGGTGGGTTTCTCCTTCTCCTGCTGAGGGGTATTGAGATGGTTTCCAGTTTGGGGGTGACAAAGAGCAAAGTTTCTACAAACGTTTGTGTAAAAGTCTCTGTGTGAGCATCCGTTTCTATTCTTTTGGATAAACAGTGGGATGGGtcgctgggtcacatggtaaatgtttgtttagctttgtaagaactACCAAGGTTTTACAAAGTGGGTGACCCATTTCAtgttcccagcagcagtgcaggAGAATTCTAGTCGCTACCCCATCATGctgaattttgaaatttatatttttcacattctgAACTAATTTTAGACCTATAGTGGAGGGCCCTTCTGGCTTGGTCATTTGATCCTTGGTTCTCAGAAAATAGAATCTGTTCTGGACTCTCTCTTCTTGTCAAAAagctattgtttcttttcttttttttcctttaaggattatttgtttatttagagagagaccagcgggaggagcagagagagagtgtcaagcaggctccacactatgagcgtggaacccgacgcagggctccagcccatgaaccgtgagatcatgacccgagcccaaatcaggagtctgatgcccaactagttgagccacccaggtgccccagaaagctattatttcttcagtgttGACAAAAAGTTACTGTTTATTTCAGTATTAGGTTTCTCACGTCCTGATTTTCTTACATACTTGAGGACAACACATTGCAGGAATGGAGGTTAAGGCTGGGAACCTGGGCTTTTCTTGAGCCTTTTTCTGTCCAGTGTGTGACATTAGGCCAATCTCATAGCCTCACTGAACTCTGGCTTGCCCTTTTTTAATCTGTGAGTTAAtgctatcttttaaaaacattcaaaactctttcaaagatttatatttgagaaatagaaatacatttgaaCTTAACACAGGTTAAAATGGCACAGTTTGACTTACACACACTTACAagatgtgtgttttttaataaatatagtcCAGtactgtaaacatattttttcctccttatgattttcctaGTAACGTTTTCTTtagtttactttattataagaatgctGTAAATAATACCTGTAACATCTACAACATGTGTTAATCCACCAtttatattatcagtaaggcttctggtcaacagacCATTTGGTTTTGGGGGGTCAGAAGTTGTACCTGGATCTTTGACAGTATCAGTGCCCCTCACCCCCGTCCCTGTAACTGTGTGAGGCTGTATCGTGTCACCGATCAGTGCTCTACAGAGATGCCAGGATGGCTGCTGCTTCACAGCCTTCAAGTCAGGCTGAGGTTTGGTAGAGACCCTGGTAGGACCTTCCCACCtgattttctctcctatttttgattccttctctctcctggagTTTCACATTCCCTCTTACATCCCAGGCCTTTCTCACCCACTGGCCCCAAAAATGACTGCAACtagaggaggaggtgggaggggtctCTGGAGTCTCCCAGCATTCCGTCCAGCATTGAGATCGGGCTGTGGAACTGACAGAGCCATCGTGCTGACAAAGTATTGAAGGAGGTCAGTGACTTGCCCTGGcttctgttctctgttttctcataGGAGGACCAGTGTCAGATCAGTTTTGTATCAGCCCAGGTCTGTGAATCCCCCAGTGGGTGTTTGAGTTTGTTCCCTCCAGCCAGCCAGCACCAGAAGATCAGTATAGATAAGTGACCTTCCAAGTCGGGAAACTAGGAGATAAAGAGCAGGAGCCAGGAGCTTCTCAGATGATGACCTTAGGGGCTCGGGATGCTCCGGTCCCCACAGGGACAGTTGTAACCTACATTTGTAGAATAGCACGTGATAGACAGTCAGAAATACAAGGGCGTTTCCTACATTTTCCCTTATTCCATTACTGCCTCGTGGATCTGAAAAGGGGGTGGGGTGAGCTCGTCGATTTGACTGTGCTCGTCCTTGCCGGCTGGCTCCGGCCTCGTTGGCCTGGGGTCATGCTTCATCTGTTAAATATTGGCAGTCACTTGCATTTTAGTGGCACTTGGAAGGACTGAAACATCCCCACAGCTCCGGGAGACGCATGCCACGGGCTATGGGAGCCAGTCTGAAGTTTCTGACTCACAGACTTCTTGGTCCCACTTCTTAGAAGATGCACAGGCAGAGAATCCCTCTCTGGGCATTGAGCGCTCAACGCACGTGTGTCACCTGCCTGGCAGAAGCCATTTCCCCGCTTAAAATCTGCCTGCCTCTCTACAAACTGACCTCTCATCGTGTTCAAAGGCCGTTGCTTCTGGGGATGTTATAATGAAACTTCGTCGGATCAGGTGCTTGGCCTCACGAGAATTTGTCACTTGATATCTGCGCTTGCTTGTCTACCTGTCTCTCCAGCACTGGCCTTCCCGGCCAGGGGGGGGTCTCAGGCCTCCGGAGCGcagcatctccctctccctctccccctccccctcccccgtctctgtctctgtctgtctctgtctctatctctgtctctctcagctcCTGCACTCACAAAGCAGCGGGCCTTCCATAAGGTGAGCGGTGCTCTGGCCAAGTGACTCCCGCTTGGGGGGCGAGCTGCTCGGGCTGATTTCCAGGATGCGCTGCTCCCTCAGGTTAATTGATTGTCCAGGAGGGACTCAGACAAGATCAGTGTGACCTCGGCACTGGCACTGCtctaagtgtttctttttctttaattacaggTGAAGATACTTTATCTTGGGATGTTTGTTTTAAGAACATGGTCTTTGTCAACCAGGGTTAACCAAACATGACACTCGCTCCCGGGGCGGAACTAGCAGAAGTGCCCCTTTTTACAAGTTGCATTTGGGTTTATATCACcttgctatattttttaaaaagatgtcttgCCTTCTTTTCTGGCGGGCCATGAAGAGAATAGCTCCTTCTACCTTAAAGACTGACCTTGTGCGTGGTGcttgtggggctcagttggttaagactcctcccacttcagctcaggtcatgatcttgcagttcacaggttcgagccccacactgggctctgctgtctgcacagagcctgcctccgatcctccgtctctctctctctctctctctctctctctctctctgcccctgcccactccttctcattctctctctctctctctcaaaaataaacatttaaaaacaaaagactgacCTTGTGACATGTGACATTTCATCTCTGCATCagtgccctgtgtgtgtgtgtgtgtgtgtgtgtgtgtgtgtgtgtgtgtgtccccctcAGTCATCACCTTCAGGATTTTGTACCAGCTTGTCCCGCTGTGGGCGTTCagacgggggtgggggctggtgagCAGCCTTTCTGGGTTTGGGGTCTCCTTCCTGACCCTGGTTCCCCACCACCTGAGCACCTGAATTGTTGGGTTTGCGGGGGAAGGGTGTTTCTGGAATAGTCTAAGTGGCCGGGCATGTCCTTGTCACACCTGTCTGGTCTCAGCGGAGGGCTGTGAAGAAAACATGTGTGCGTGCAGGGGGCAGGGCTTCCTCTTTTCTCAGTGGTTTGTTGCTGTACCTCCTTGGTGGCGGCTGACACATGGCAGGTGCTCAGcagatacatgaatgaatgaatgttctaGATATCTAGAGGCTCTGCTCCCCTGGGCTTTAGGGGAcaagcccagccccctccctgctccggAGCGAAGGCGCAAAACGCGCAGCACAGCTGTTCCCAAGCAGCTCCTTCTCTCGCGCAGGGGGAGCTGATCACCTTCTATTACTACTGGAAGAAAACCCCCGAAGCAGCCAGCTCCCGGGCCCATCGCAGGCACCGCAGGCAGGCCGTGTTCCGGAGGATCAAGACCCGCACAGCCTCCACGCCGGTCAGCACGCCCTCCAGACCGCCCTCCAGCGAGTTCCGTAAGTGAGGGGCCGCGGCTGTCCCGGCTGCCGCCCGCTGGGGACAGCAGCCTGCGCCTGCATGTGGCCCTGGCTTGGGGGCCTTGGTACGCGAGGTTTACCGATTATTTATGCAATTACATTTCTTAAGTAAACCCAGcatcattttaattgtttataaaaatgtaaatcctGACCTTGTCCTGAGGTGCTTTTGATGACTTAGAGGAGATTTTCCACTTCTTGGATGGTGTTCTGTTTGAGTGACTGTGTTGGTATTGTGTTGGCAATAAGATAAGActcacatttccttctctttcctcctgttgGTCCCAGTGTAATGCACAGTCTAATGTGATGCTTTCttaacccttttttaaaaattattttaatttttttttaaatgtttattttttgagagagagggagtggagtgggagagggacagagagagaaggggacagaggatctgaagtgggctctgtgctgactgactgacagcagtgagcccgacatggagcttgaactcacaaattgtgagatcatgacctgagccgaacttggacgctcaactgactgggccacgcaggcaccccagatcCCTTCTTAACCCTTAAAAGCTGGCATGCAGGAGCGGCCTGAGGTTCTGTCCTGGCCTGGGGCCCTCAGCCTGAGGGTTGCTTACAGTGTCCACGCAGATGGGAAACGAGCCAGTAGGGCTGGCGGGGGTGGGACCCGGTACAGAGGACGCCTGGGTATGTCAGGGAAGGTGTACTTCACCCAGGTGTGCTGTCAGTCCCCCAGAACACGAtagggcaggggcacctgagcggctccgttgttgagcattcgactttagctcaggtcatggtctcatagtttatgagttcaagccccacgtcaggctctgtgctaacaaaccactcagagcctagaggctgctttagattctgtgtctccctctctctgtccgcttcccaggctctgtgctaacaaaccactcagagcctagagactgctttagattctgtgtctccctctctctgtccccttcccctgctcatgctttgcctctctctgtgtctcaaaaataaataaatgtttaaaaaatatttaaaataaaaatacagtgggGCAGACCCTTGGGTACTTTGCACGAGTTCTTCGTTCTCATCACTGGCCCTGAGGGATTCAGAGTGGTCCTTCGTGAACACTGCCCCGCCTCAGCCTTCCAGGCGACTGGTGGCTCAGAGCCGGGGGCAGGCCACGGGTCACAGGAGGTCCCAGTGTTGGCCAGTCATGATGGTGTCTCCCCTACCCCTGTTGTGTCCCTGCCATGCCCAGTGGACCTGAGTTCGGCCAGCGAGGATGACTTTGATAGTGAGGACAGCGAGCAGGAATTGAAGGGGTACGCCTGCCGCCACTGCTTCACCACCAGTAAgtgggggccagggggccaggggTGAGGGCCCGCCGAGAGGCAGGCCAGGTGCACGCACCTCCGAGGCCTGACAGTTCATGAATCCGGCTGAAGGCCCGCGGGGAGGCGCCGGCTCTACAGCGCTGCGCTTCggggttcctggagaaacagCCAAACTCCGCACTTGCTGTCACTCCCCCTCTCAGTTTAGCAGTCAGCGTGGCCGGGGTGGGGATGGCGGTGTCTGTCCGAGCCCACGGAggcccccaccacacccctctACCCTCGTGCAGCCTCCAAAGACTGGCACCACGGGGGCCGGGAGAACATCCTGCTGTGCACGGACTGCCGCATCCACTTCAAGAAGTACGGCGAGCTCCCCCCCATCGAGAAGCCTGTGGACCCCCCCCCATTCATGTTCAAACCTGTCAAAGAGGAAGACGATGGGCTCAGTGGGAAGCATAGCATGAGGACGCGGCGCAGTCGTGGCTCGGTGAGTCCTGGGGCTGACGGCCCCGGCAGGTCCAGGCTACGGGGGCACCCAGGTCCGTGCctcccaggaggctggggggcgcctggctgtaGGTGGAGGACCAGCCTCCTTGAAGGAGCGATCGGCCCAGGAACACTAGTTTTGTCTGCAAGTCTGGGAAGAGCCTTCgttctctccttcctgccctcacGCTGCCCTTGGGGAGTCAGTGGGGTGCGCGCCCTGAGCTCTTTAGTGTCGGTTCCTAGCTCAGTGCATGCTCCCCAAGTCCCTCAGACCTCCCCCGGGCCCTGGGCGCACCGCCTCTAGTGTGGCCTGGCTCTGCTACTGAAACTTGCAGgtgcttttttgtcttttcttttagtatttgaCCCAGTTTTGGAAACTTTTGGTACATTTTTCTCCTCACTATATAGCCCTTTTCATAAAGAGGTTTTGTCTTCGAGGTTGGAAATACGGCAGCAGGGACCTTTGGGAGTGAGGGTTTTCTCAGGAAGCTAGGGATACTGCCAGGGTCCTCCCCGAGAGGGAGCTGGCCTCCCTTCTGGGCTTGTGGACGGCACCGtcctcctcaccctctctcccctgACCGTAGGCCACCTGGCACATGGACTGGCAGGAATCTTGGCACCCCCATCTCCTCTGAGCCCCAAGGCTGTGCAGAAAGGAGCTGAAGTGCCTTTAGGAGCTGAGCTACATAATTGACAGTGTATCTCCTTGGGTCATTTCCTGTCCTGTCAGTGGAACCAGCAGGGGTTTGGTTTGGTGTGGGTGAGGAAGTGGGCAGTTTTGTGGAACAAACAGAAAGGGTGGGGTGATTTCAAGCAGACCCTGTGTATGATTGTCGTTCTGGAGAACTTGGCAGAGTAAACGGCCATTGCCGACTTCTGCCCCTCGGAAAGCCTCACTCGTTACTACCGCGCAGTATCCAGGACCATCCCTGGAGATGAGCGTTTTAGGTTAAGAATTGCTGTCTTTTCTGtgtgcacccccccccacccctcctccctcccttcgcTCTGTATTGATGGCCACACGCTGAGAAACAGGCCTGTTGCTTGCCAGGGTCTGGGATTTGCCACAGGCTGGCCATGTGGGGCTGCCCCTGCGGCTCCTGCTTGTGTGCTGGGCTCGGGCGGCCCGCAGCAGAGCCTGGGGGCCAGTCTCACCAGCCTCTGGGGGGGTGGGTAGATGTCTACATTGCGCAGTGGTCGTAAGAAGCAGCCAGCCAGCCCTGATGGTCGCGCCTCGCCCATCAATGAAGACATCCGCTCCAGTGGCCGGAACTCACCCAGCGCTGCCAGCACCTCCAGCAACGACAGTAAAGCAGAGACAGTGAAGAAGTCGGCCAAGGTGAGGTGCCTGTCACCCAGCGTAGTGGGGTGCTTGGCCCTGCCCCCTCATTAGCACCCCGGGTTGCTGGAGTTAACATTCTGGCGGTGGCCTGGGACTGTGAACTGGGGTCTGGGCGCTAGGGCCTGGAGAAGGGTGATCTCCGAGCGCTGCCTTTTACGAGCCATCTCCGCCTCAAGTTTCCCGAGGCCTTGGAGGCAAAAGGTAGGGTGTGAATGGAAAGTCTCTTTCCACCAAAAGCCAAGTTATTTCCACCCCCAGGTGTTTGTTTCCTCCTGGCCTCAGCTGGTCCCTTCCAGAACTTTCTTGATTCTGGAGATAGAGCTCAGAATATGGGAGCATTTACCCTCTGAGGCTGATGGGACCCCTCTCTTGACCTGATGCCCCTCATGGCTTTCCCGCTGCAGAAGGTGAAGGAGGAGGCCTCATCCCCCCTCAAGAGCACCAAGCGCCAGCGGGAGAAGGTGGCCTCAGATGCAGAGGAGGCGGACAGGACCACCTCCAAGAAGACGAAAACCCAGGTGAGCTGCAGGGACTGTTGCTGGCAGCTAACAGCCCCGAGAAGCCCCAAGCCTAGAGTctccctggggcagggcagggtcctGTCTGCTAGGGAGGGACCTAGACGGGTCCCCAACACCACTGGGCCAGAGGaagacctgaggtccctggggccAGGCTCGCTGCCCGTTTGCACACACCTTTGCTGTGCGCCTGGCGATGGCGAAGGGGCCCCGCCCTCCTAGAGCTGTGTCCCTCCCATGTCCGGCCCTAGGAAATCAGCCGGCCCAACTCACCATCCGAAGGCGAGGGAGAGAGTTCGGACAGCCGCAGTGTCAACGATGAGGGCAGCAGTGACCCCAAAGACATCGACCAGGACAATCGCAGCACGTCCCCCAgcatccccagcccccaggacaACGAGAGCGACTCGGACTCCTCGGCCCAGCAGCAGGTGCTGCAGGCCCAGCCCCCGGCCCTGCAGACACCCGGTGCGGCCGCCGCTCCCGGagccccccagctccccaccccaggaCCCGTGCCCTCTGCCACCGCGGGTCCTCCACAGggctccccctccacctcccagccccccagccagcCGCAGGCTCCCGCAGCTCCTGCGCCCCATGCTCATATCCAGCAGACGCCCACCCTGCACCCACCAAGGCTGCCCTCGCCACACCCCCCACTGCAGCCCCTACCCGCGCCGGCTGGCCAGCCCCCGCTGCACAGTCAGGGTCCAGGTGGACCCCACAGCCTCCAGGCGGGGCCCCTGCTGCAGCACCCAGGTCCCCCTCAGCCCTTtggcctccctccccaggcccctcagGCGTCCGCCCTCCCTCATGTGTCCCTGCAGCCCCCGGCCTCGCAGGCTGCGCTGCAGCCCCAGCAGCCTCCTCGGGAGCAGCCCCTGCCGCCGGCCCCTTTGGCCATGCCCCACATCAAGCCCCCGCCCACCACGCCCATCCCCCAGCTGCCGGCCCCACAAGCCCACAAGCACCCTCCGCACCTCTCAGGGCCCTCGCCCTTCTCCATGAATGCCAACCTCCCGCCCCCTCCAGCGCTGAAGCCCCTGAGCTCACTGTCCACACACCACCCTCCCTCGGCCCACCCGCCTCCCCTGCAGCTCATGCCTCAGAGCCAGccgctgccctcctcccctgcccagccccccgtGCTAacccagagccagagcctgcccCCTGCTGCTGCCGCTCACCCCCCGGCGGGCctccaccaggtgcccccccaacccccctttGCCCAGCACCCCTTTGTCCCTGGGGGACCCCCTCCCATCACTCCTCCGACCTGCTCCTCCACCGCTACCCCTCCTGCGGGACCTGGCCCCTCGGCGCAGCCGCCCTGCTCTGCCGCTGTTTCCTCGGGAGGCAACGTAGCTGGGGGCACAGCCTGCCCGCTCCCCACTGTCCAGATCAAGGAAGAGGCTCTGGATGATGCCGAGGAACCCGAGAGCCCACCACCCCCGCCCAGGAGCCCGTCCCCCGAGCCCACTGTGGTGGACACCCCCAGCCACGCCAGCCAGTCAGCCAGGTACCGGCTTCCCCGGCGCGTGGGTGGCCGTGGGCAGCTGGGGCAGGCGGAGGCCCCGGCAGGGCCCCAGCGAGCGATGTGACCCTTTTCAGGTTCTACAAACACCTGGACCGCGGGTACAACTCGTGTGCGCGAACAGACCTGTATTTCATGCCTCTGGCGGGATCCAAACTGGccaagaagagggaggaggccaTTGAGAAGGCCAAGCGGGAGGCTGAGCAGAAAGCTCGAGAGGAACGAGAGcgtgagaaagagaaggagaaggagcgAGAACGCgagcgggagcgggagcgggaggCGGAGCGAGCAGCCGTGAGTTGGGGTTGATCGGGCTCGTGGGGTCCCCGCTCCGCTCCGTGGCTCGCTGTCTCCGCTACATGCTCACATGCCTGCGGGCGTTATCTTTTCTCTCAGATGCACAGccccggggcaggggaggggggcatgggggagctgccagcacaaagcagACTGTCCCAGCGGGGTCCAGACCATGTGCTTGCAGGCTGTGCCTTTCCCGGGTGTGGCTGGGGCTGCCTcctggtgtgggggtggggggaccaggTTGGCTGGTCAGTGCAGGCTGGTGGCGGGGCCAAGCTCAGACCCCTGGGCAGCTGGACACCTGCCACTcacaccctcccttccttcagcAGAAGGCATCCAGCTCAGCCCACGAGGGCCGCCTCAGCGACCCCCAGCTCAGTGGTCCCGGCCACATGCGGCCATCCTTCGAGCCGCCACCAACCACCATTGCAGCGGTGCCCCCGTACATCGGGCCCGACACTCCTGCTCTTCGGACTCTGAGCGAGTACGCTCGGCCCCACGTCATGTCACCCACCAACCGCAACCACCCCTTCTACATGCCCCTCAACCCTACTGACCCCCTGCTGGCCTACCACATGCCTGGCCTCTACAACGTGGACCCCACCATCCGCGAGCGGGAGCTCCGGGAGCGTGAGATCCGGGAGCGCGAGATCCGGGAGCGGGAGCTGCGGGAGAGGATGAAGCCGGGCTTCGAGGTGAAGCCCCCGGAGCTGGACCCCCTGCACCCCGCCACCAACCCCATGGAGCACTTTGCCCGCCACAGCGCCCTCACCATCCCCCCCACCGCAGGCCCCCACCCTTTTGCTTCTTTCCACCCTGGCCTGAACcccctggagagggagagactggcCCTGGCGGGCCCCCAGCTGCGGCCTGAGATGAGCTACCCCGATAGACTGGCGGCCGAGCGCATCCACGCTGAGCGCATGGCGTCGCTGACCAGCGACCCCCTGGCCCGCCTGCAGATGTTCAACGTGACTCCGCACCACCACCAGCACTCCCACATCCACTcgcacctccacctccaccagcaGGACCCCCTCCACCAAGGTGGGTGCCCCTCAGGCCAGGCCGCGGCGGGGCACCGTGGGGCCGAGCTCTGGTTGGCAGGGTGCAGATGAGAGGGGGGCAGAGCCGCCGTCCAAAGACAGAGGCAGTTCTTTCCAAAGGAATCGCTGATTCCTGAGAGACCTGAGGACGTCCAGCATCTCCCTGGGAACCCGCAGCCTGCGGTCTCCTGGTTAAGCTTCATTTCTTGGCCCTGTGCCTCCGGTGCCAGATGAGCGGGAGGCAGCCTGTGCTCACTGGGGCGGGTTCGGGACGGGAGGTGGGGCCTTGGAGGCCTCGGGGACACCAGGAGGCTCTAGGGAATTGTTGAGTGAGAACTTGAAAGGACAGTCCTCCTGTTCCCCACCGCGGGGCTGGGCTTCTGCCCACTCATCCGGCCAAGACCACCCGCTCTGTCTACCCTGGGAACGAGAGCATGCCCGGGCCTGTTGGCCGGCcagctgggggatggggggcggaGGGGCTGTGCCTGCACCTGGgcccagggcctgatgtggggtccCATGGCACAGCTCACGTGCAGGACTCCCCAGCGGGCACACCTGCCTCTGTACCAGGGAGGAGGGTGACAGACGGAACAGGACCGGAGGCGGGGAGGGCAGCTTTCTGGCTGCGTGCCCAGCCCTGATATGGGGGGGCCGGACTCCATGCGGCCGGATGGTTCCAGGGAAGCC contains:
- the RERE gene encoding arginine-glutamic acid dipeptide repeats protein isoform X2, which produces MTADKDKDKEKEKDRDRDRDREREKRDKARESENARPRRSCTLEGGAKNYAESDHSEDEDNDNNSATTEESTKKNKKKPPKKKSRYERTDTGEITSYITEDDIVYRPGDCVYIESRRPNTPYFICSIQDFKLVHNSQACCRSPTPALCDPPACSLPVASQPPPHLSEAGRGPVGSKRDHLLMNVKWYYRQSEVPDSVYQHLVQDRHNENDSGRELVITDPVIKNRELFISDYVDTYHAAALRGKCNISHFSDIFAAREFKARVDSFFYILGYNPETRRLNSTQGEIRVGPSHQAKLPDLQPFPSPDGDTVTQHEELVWMPGVNDCDLLMYLRAARSMAAFAGMCDGGSTEDGCVAASRDDTTLNALNTLHESGYDAGKALQRLVKKPVPKLIEKCWTEDEVKRFVKGLRQYGKNFFRIRKELLPNKETGELITFYYYWKKTPEAASSRAHRRHRRQAVFRRIKTRTASTPVSTPSRPPSSEFLDLSSASEDDFDSEDSEQELKGYACRHCFTTTSKDWHHGGRENILLCTDCRIHFKKYGELPPIEKPVDPPPFMFKPVKEEDDGLSGKHSMRTRRSRGSMSTLRSGRKKQPASPDGRASPINEDIRSSGRNSPSAASTSSNDSKAETVKKSAKKVKEEASSPLKSTKRQREKVASDAEEADRTTSKKTKTQEISRPNSPSEGEGESSDSRSVNDEGSSDPKDIDQDNRSTSPSIPSPQDNESDSDSSAQQQVLQAQPPALQTPGAAAAPGAPQLPTPGPVPSATAGPPQGSPSTSQPPSQPQAPAAPAPHAHIQQTPTLHPPRLPSPHPPLQPLPAPAGQPPLHSQGPGGPHSLQAGPLLQHPGPPQPFGLPPQAPQASALPHVSLQPPASQAALQPQQPPREQPLPPAPLAMPHIKPPPTTPIPQLPAPQAHKHPPHLSGPSPFSMNANLPPPPALKPLSSLSTHHPPSAHPPPLQLMPQSQPLPSSPAQPPVLTQSQSLPPAAAAHPPAGLHQVPPQPPFAQHPFVPGGPPPITPPTCSSTATPPAGPGPSAQPPCSAAVSSGGNVAGGTACPLPTVQIKEEALDDAEEPESPPPPPRSPSPEPTVVDTPSHASQSARFYKHLDRGYNSCARTDLYFMPLAGSKLAKKREEAIEKAKREAEQKAREEREREKEKEKEREREREREREAERAAKASSSAHEGRLSDPQLSGPGHMRPSFEPPPTTIAAVPPYIGPDTPALRTLSEYARPHVMSPTNRNHPFYMPLNPTDPLLAYHMPGLYNVDPTIRERELREREIREREIRERELRERMKPGFEVKPPELDPLHPATNPMEHFARHSALTIPPTAGPHPFASFHPGLNPLERERLALAGPQLRPEMSYPDRLAAERIHAERMASLTSDPLARLQMFNVTPHHHQHSHIHSHLHLHQQDPLHQGSAGPVHPLVDPLTAGPHLARFPYPPGTLPNPLLGQPPHEHEMLRHPVFGTPYPRDLPGAIPPPMSAAHQLQAMHAQSAELQRLAMEQQWLHGHPHMHGGHLPSQEDYYSRLKKEGDKQL
- the RERE gene encoding arginine-glutamic acid dipeptide repeats protein isoform X6; this encodes MDDPFSPCRRLNSTQGEIRVGPSHQAKLPDLQPFPSPDGDTVTQHEELVWMPGVNDCDLLMYLRAARSMAAFAGMCDGGSTEDGCVAASRDDTTLNALNTLHESGYDAGKALQRLVKKPVPKLIEKCWTEDEVKRFVKGLRQYGKNFFRIRKELLPNKETGELITFYYYWKKTPEAASSRAHRRHRRQAVFRRIKTRTASTPVSTPSRPPSSEFLDLSSASEDDFDSEDSEQELKGYACRHCFTTTSKDWHHGGRENILLCTDCRIHFKKYGELPPIEKPVDPPPFMFKPVKEEDDGLSGKHSMRTRRSRGSMSTLRSGRKKQPASPDGRASPINEDIRSSGRNSPSAASTSSNDSKAETVKKSAKKVKEEASSPLKSTKRQREKVASDAEEADRTTSKKTKTQEISRPNSPSEGEGESSDSRSVNDEGSSDPKDIDQDNRSTSPSIPSPQDNESDSDSSAQQQVLQAQPPALQTPGAAAAPGAPQLPTPGPVPSATAGPPQGSPSTSQPPSQPQAPAAPAPHAHIQQTPTLHPPRLPSPHPPLQPLPAPAGQPPLHSQGPGGPHSLQAGPLLQHPGPPQPFGLPPQAPQASALPHVSLQPPASQAALQPQQPPREQPLPPAPLAMPHIKPPPTTPIPQLPAPQAHKHPPHLSGPSPFSMNANLPPPPALKPLSSLSTHHPPSAHPPPLQLMPQSQPLPSSPAQPPVLTQSQSLPPAAAAHPPAGLHQVPPQPPFAQHPFVPGGPPPITPPTCSSTATPPAGPGPSAQPPCSAAVSSGGNVAGGTACPLPTVQIKEEALDDAEEPESPPPPPRSPSPEPTVVDTPSHASQSARFYKHLDRGYNSCARTDLYFMPLAGSKLAKKREEAIEKAKREAEQKAREEREREKEKEKEREREREREREAERAAQKASSSAHEGRLSDPQLSGPGHMRPSFEPPPTTIAAVPPYIGPDTPALRTLSEYARPHVMSPTNRNHPFYMPLNPTDPLLAYHMPGLYNVDPTIRERELREREIREREIRERELRERMKPGFEVKPPELDPLHPATNPMEHFARHSALTIPPTAGPHPFASFHPGLNPLERERLALAGPQLRPEMSYPDRLAAERIHAERMASLTSDPLARLQMFNVTPHHHQHSHIHSHLHLHQQDPLHQGSAGPVHPLVDPLTAGPHLARFPYPPGTLPNPLLGQPPHEHEMLRHPVFGTPYPRDLPGAIPPPMSAAHQLQAMHAQSAELQRLAMEQQWLHGHPHMHGGHLPSQEDYYSRLKKEGDKQL